In Methanofollis sp., the genomic window GGCCCTTCTCCATCTTCACGAAGACGAGGTTTGCCGGGCCGAGGGGGATCACAAAGCCCTCGGCCTTCTTCCCACCGATGGTGAGAGGTATGCTGTCCATACATGCGGTGGCACCTTCGAGGATATGAACCGCGTGGGAAAAAGTTTCCCTTCACAGGATTAACCACGGAAAAACAGAGAGACCGGAAGAGAGAGGGCGAACCGCAAAAAAAGAGATGGGATCTCGAAAGGCCCTATTCCTTCGGGGTCTCGTCGAGCAGATCTCGCACCATCTTGATCGCGCAGAGGTCGCCGCACATCGAACAGGTGTCGAGGTCGCCGTCCCTCTCGTGCATCTTCCGGGCGTGGTCGCCGTACATCGCCGCCTTGAACTGGTCGTCCCAGTTGAGGCGCCTGCGAGCCTGGGCCATCTTCAGGTCGGCCTTGGCATGGGCACCCTCGCCGAGGCGCACGATGTCGCCGACATGCGCAGCGATCTTTGCGACCCGCGTCCCCTCGACGATGTCGTCGAGGTCAGGGAGGGCGAGGTGCTCCGCGGGCGAGACCATGCAGAGGAAGTCGAGGCCGTGCATCGCCGCCACCGCCCCGCCGATCGCCCCGACCACGTGGTCGTAGCCCGTGCCGATGTCGGTCACCAGGGGGCCGAGGAGGTACAGCGGCGCCCCGTCGGTGAGTTCCTTCATCATCTGCACGTTGTAGCCGATCTGGTCGATGGGCATGTGGCCCGGTCCCTCAATGAAGCGCTGGACGCCGCGGGAAAGTGCCTGCTTTGCGAGGCGGGCCAGGGTGACGTACTCCGTCGCCTTCGCAAGTCTTTCCGCATCGTACAGGCAGCCCGGCCGCATGCCGTCGCCGAGAGAGATGACGACGTCGTTCTCCTCCAGGATCTCAAGGAGGTAGCCGTATTCCTTATAGAGCGGGTTTTCCTCGCCGGTGGCCGCCATCATCGCCACATGGAAGGCGCCGCCCCGCGAGACCACGCCCATGATACGGGGATCGGCCTTCAGGGCTGCAAGGGCGTCCTGGTTCACCCCGCAGTGGAGGGTGAGGAAGTCCACGCCCTGCTTGCAGTGGTCCCTGATGACATTGAAGAGGATGTCCGAGGTGACGTCCGCGGCCGACCCGGCCCGCCTGACCGCCTCGTAGATCGGGACCGTGCCGACAGGAGCGTCGAGGGCGAGGATCCGCTTTCTCATCGCCGGAAGGTCGCCGCCGGTCGAGAGGTCCATGAGGGCGTCGGCGCCGTTTGCGAGTGCCGCCTCGGCCTTCCTGATCTCAAGGTCAGGGTCGCACCTCTGCATCGAGGTGCCCACATTGACATTCACCTTGATCCGGCACCCTTCCCCGATGGCGACGAGGCGGTGCGGGCGACGGGGGTTGGCGGCGACGGTGATCCGTCCCCTCGTCACAGCACGAGCGGCCTGCCGTGGTGAAAGCCCCTCGTCCCTCGCGATCGCCTCGATCTCGGGCGGGACGCCTTTGAGGGACTCCTTGATCAGGGTTTGCATAACACACATCTGTCACCGATCCTTATTATTCTGCATGCCAGTCACGTGGTTGCCGGGAGAGGGGTTCTTCGCGAACAGCTATCTCTTCGGCGATATCCTCATCGACGCCGGGGTCTACCCGATGGCCGTCGCCCCCCATGCGGACAGGGTCAGGACGATCGTCATCACCCATACGCACTACGACCATATCGCCCACCTGAAGGAGATCGCGGCGATGACCGGCGCCGAGGTTTGCGTCCACGCCCTCGACGTCCCCGGCCTCACCGACGATACGCCGAGTCTTGCACCGATGTTCTGCGAGCACCCCCCGATGGTCGTCCCCGACCGCATCCTCGCGGACGGAGAGAGGGTCGGCGGCCTTCTCGTCATCCACACACCCGGCCACACGCCCGGCGGGATCTCCCTGTACAGCGAGGAGGAGCGTGCCCTCTTCTGCGGCGACACCGTCTTCCCGGGCGGGTCATTCGGGCGGTGCGACTTTCCGGGCGGGGACGGCCGCGCCCTCGCCGCCTCGGTAGAACGCCTCTCCGCCCTCGACGTCGAGGGCCTGTACCCCGGCCACGGCGAACCGGTGAAGAGCGGCGGCAGCAGGCATGTCAGGGCGTCGGCCCTCGCCCTGAAGGGCACGCGGTGATGAAGGGCGTCTACTGCCTCGTCCTCCAGACTCCGGCCTGCGAGATCGAGGTCGGCCGCCTCGGGACGGTCCGCTTCAGGGCCGGGTATCACATCTATGTCGGTTCGGCCCTCGGCCCCGGCGGACTCGAGGCACGGGTCGGCCGGCATGTCAGGCTTGCGGCGACGCGGGAGGGGCGGCCGCACTGGCACATCGACCGCCTCCTCCTCTCTTCTGACGTCGCTCTCGTGGGTGCGGTCCTCGGGGCGACGGAGGAGGATATGGAGTGCCGGATCGCCGCCGCGATCGGCGGGGAGGCCGTGCCGGGTTTCGGATGCACGGACTGCTCCTGTCCCTCGCACCTCTTTTTCCGGCCTGAAGATCCTTTTGCAGAGATTGCGGAGGCGTTCAGGAGGGCGGGCCTCGTCCCGCAGATCAGAAAGAGCAATATGGGTGAAGTCCATCTCAGTGTATGAAGGTCCTCGGCGTATCAGGGAGCATGAGAAAGGACGGCAACACCGCCCAGCTGGTCAGGTACATCCTTGCGAAGGTGCAGATGTCAGGGATCGAGACCGAATTCGTCTCCCTTGCCGGCCGGATCGTCCACCCCTGCACCGGGTGCGAGAGGTGCAAGGAGACAAAGTGGTGCGTCATCGAGGGGGACGGCTGGAGCGACATCGCCCAGCGGATGATCGAGGCCGAGGTGGTCGTCATCGGGTCGCCGACCTACTACTATGACGTCAACGGCCAGATGAAGAACCTCATCGACAGAACCTACTCCCTGTACCATGACCGGAAACTCGCGGGCAGGAATGCCGTGGCGGTGACGGTCTGCGCCGACCGCGGCTGCGAGCGTTCCCTGGAGACGATCGAGGGCTTCCTGAACACCCACCAGTTCTCGTACCTCGGCCATGTCTGCGGGAAGGCCTATCTCCCGGGCGAGATCATGACAGACGCCCGGGCGGTGAAGAAGGCCGACGGCGTCGCAAAAAAGATCGTCAACCTCCTCCAGCCGAAGGACTAAAACTTTTTTTCAGTTCCAGGAAATTCCTGTTGTACAGAGCCAGCGATGTTTTCAAAGAACCGCCTGAAACTCCGTTTCATGAGCGATTCTTCAGAGCCCATTTTCCCTGCACGGCGGATCAGAGGTCCGCCGTCTCCAGATATCTCCGGGGTCCGGGGTTCCCGGGCGCCCGCGGCTCTTTTCCCTCTTCATCACGGGAGGGGCGAAGATCCCCTTCCACCACCCCGTACTTGAGCACGTCCTCGAAACGCCCTCTGTGAAAGAGGTGCCCCCGCCGGCATCCCTCAAGGCGCAGCCCGGCCTTTTCGAGCACCCGCGCGGAGGCCGGGTTCCGCCGCAGGCAGGAGGCATGGACCCGGTGGAGGCCAAGGGGCCCGAAGGCGAAGGCGACGGCCGCCACCGCCACCTCGGTCGCATAGCCCCGCCCCCACGCGTCGGTCCTGATCCAGTATCCAAGTTCGGCGTTCCTGTTCGCGGGGTCGATGGTCAGGCCGACCGACCCGATGAGGACGCCGTCGCCGGCCCGCACAATCTTCCAGACAGCGCACCGACCGTTCGCCCACCCCGCGATG contains:
- a CDS encoding MBL fold metallo-hydrolase; amino-acid sequence: MPVTWLPGEGFFANSYLFGDILIDAGVYPMAVAPHADRVRTIVITHTHYDHIAHLKEIAAMTGAEVCVHALDVPGLTDDTPSLAPMFCEHPPMVVPDRILADGERVGGLLVIHTPGHTPGGISLYSEEERALFCGDTVFPGGSFGRCDFPGGDGRALAASVERLSALDVEGLYPGHGEPVKSGGSRHVRASALALKGTR
- a CDS encoding DUF123 domain-containing protein, translating into MKGVYCLVLQTPACEIEVGRLGTVRFRAGYHIYVGSALGPGGLEARVGRHVRLAATREGRPHWHIDRLLLSSDVALVGAVLGATEEDMECRIAAAIGGEAVPGFGCTDCSCPSHLFFRPEDPFAEIAEAFRRAGLVPQIRKSNMGEVHLSV
- a CDS encoding GNAT family protein; amino-acid sequence: MTVQPTLRTAHLLLAPFRFSDAPEIARLADDPAIADTAVRMPYPYPQGMATAWIAASIAGWANGRCAVWKIVRAGDGVLIGSVGLTIDPANRNAELGYWIRTDAWGRGYATEVAVAAVAFAFGPLGLHRVHASCLRRNPASARVLEKAGLRLEGCRRGHLFHRGRFEDVLKYGVVEGDLRPSRDEEGKEPRAPGNPGPRRYLETADL
- a CDS encoding flavodoxin family protein, producing MKVLGVSGSMRKDGNTAQLVRYILAKVQMSGIETEFVSLAGRIVHPCTGCERCKETKWCVIEGDGWSDIAQRMIEAEVVVIGSPTYYYDVNGQMKNLIDRTYSLYHDRKLAGRNAVAVTVCADRGCERSLETIEGFLNTHQFSYLGHVCGKAYLPGEIMTDARAVKKADGVAKKIVNLLQPKD
- the thiC gene encoding phosphomethylpyrimidine synthase ThiC; the encoded protein is MCVMQTLIKESLKGVPPEIEAIARDEGLSPRQAARAVTRGRITVAANPRRPHRLVAIGEGCRIKVNVNVGTSMQRCDPDLEIRKAEAALANGADALMDLSTGGDLPAMRKRILALDAPVGTVPIYEAVRRAGSAADVTSDILFNVIRDHCKQGVDFLTLHCGVNQDALAALKADPRIMGVVSRGGAFHVAMMAATGEENPLYKEYGYLLEILEENDVVISLGDGMRPGCLYDAERLAKATEYVTLARLAKQALSRGVQRFIEGPGHMPIDQIGYNVQMMKELTDGAPLYLLGPLVTDIGTGYDHVVGAIGGAVAAMHGLDFLCMVSPAEHLALPDLDDIVEGTRVAKIAAHVGDIVRLGEGAHAKADLKMAQARRRLNWDDQFKAAMYGDHARKMHERDGDLDTCSMCGDLCAIKMVRDLLDETPKE